Proteins co-encoded in one Papaver somniferum cultivar HN1 chromosome 5, ASM357369v1, whole genome shotgun sequence genomic window:
- the LOC113281415 gene encoding uncharacterized protein LOC113281415 isoform X2 produces the protein MDDRECIASEDLRCRSAAAAPDEEEIPLDREEKKKLRRVSFADELTSVHIFQRDDDGSDQTPVDDNPKPNCSPPPKTEDENDDEQKKFVLDFPSTSPGSDFGSASTSHNDDGDGWFGKVSASFIRGHLSASAVSDDSNYETTLDSTDFKLHFQNLNQSDMESDFKTPTRSHLSLECRMPSTGDFTGTNSTGNLMFGVHKPTPAVSISGGTSSGAGDDMSLIDENRRIYDYGILSHTLEAMMSESRNILYGISAPGCVKIPKSSNLEDVNNGLKTCDELKSHVIGLEEMGGNELESTNPLDPPSEVVSNSDVNHKGNDRFASSIIDRFITSTAHSLPDAAAVQAHQSLILSESTSAMLQNMPSAIDQDSAKAAVVVVGGSTVEFGGGSESLDQQFVFGDGTKSSDPLSSPRETNLMHVTTQSDCRDAGNVEHKMTEDSLSNARCTTEIGFKITNQSSKPEGSVSSSYLKQQRIFHPSIFLTVSESPLLHVESRMNGNSWNDTRCTPEIGYKTNQSSKSPLEGSVSLLSAKRQKMFHPTSSAGQQPSSPLNNGSMDSSAILSMDCSSQHVSIGRALEVDRNLVKTTGDDRNTDPNKIHVSLADSGEELGSVSQENKDVGETTRMKTDAEGSSPPRIFRNSKENEYIVHNGVLKDQISAGISFCRRDMQMDFVTTKACVTPLRVLSPLNSQWGSPESNFFSRTYPARLTERVSENISSDGPAFTCARKRTATPTNLVKRLMEWWPEGPSTQDTNISSEIIGGEKVPSSLSLLTSVSVQEAENSEHKQRLERANFMDKEDKEIVKIQKSPKVAPVSEIMILFSNRCIEKISEVKMDGDLLTRDLDHVFYEFSEAMKHQMLPLAENLNPRQVSDLEDIFGRLEKANKYKVICNQIQSQEIHNHDVNLQQNRVVEARQLQQMLVYKQAKLQLLRLRQERLRKKYQLLRSGIQETKLISESFANHCKPGRRGVQLKDSHVTSVLVDQNSKNTEERQKVDAKRQELGSLANKVKELIQSLIFSYKIKGEPSSNDVIVLVNEQLKTKSANRFVHQYLQLWEVVDLEKKNLQYNLKLNYLGFLHQRFIITVGPVARIIVTNKLIEANIKKSYPIINACVAFAYVFNAECSRDLGSSKNLALETHLTSLLLDNLLDVVEEALTVKIELSNLIKTSFNSPSADQLDLQLQFLDCKTGHIVTLTLDMTCLKQGIYPMEILPSQVQSQSPVSQLRSAEILSAVRTLKPDHSRILRLCRCVSQVLRNHK, from the exons ATGGATGATAGAGAGTGTATTGCTAGTGAAGATCTTAGGTGCCGTAGTGCTGCAGCAGcaccagacgaagaagaaattccATTAGAtcgagaggagaagaagaagttaagaCGAGTAAGCTTCGCTGATGAACTCACTTCAGTTCATATATTTCAGAGAGATGATGATGGATCTGATCAGACTCCTGTAGACGATAATCCTAAACCTAATTGTAGCCCTCCACCGAAAaccgaagatgaaaatgatgacgAACAAAAAAAATTTGTGTTGGATTTCCCTTCTACTTCGCCTGGAAGTGATTTTGGTTCGGCTTCTACGTCTCACAACGATGACG GGGATGGTTGGTTTGGGAAGGTTTCAGCAAGTTTTATTAGGGGACATCTATCAGCTTCTGCAGTATCGGATGACAGTAATTATGAAACTACTTTAGACTCTACAGACTTTAAGTTACATTTTCAGAATCTTAATCAGTCAGATATGGAATCAGATTTCAAAACACCAACAAGAAGTCACCTCTCACTTGAATGTAGGATGCCGTCAACTGGAGATTTTACTGGCACTAATTCTACTGGGAATTTAATGTTTGGAGTTCATAAACCAACTCCTGCGGTTTCCATTTCTGGCGGCACATCTAGTGGTGCTGGTGATGATATGAGTTTGATAGATGAAAATAGACGTATATATGACTATGGGATATTGTCTCACACCTTAGAAGCCATGATGTCCGAAAGCAGAAATATTTTGTATGGTATTTCCGCTCCAGGTTGTGTCAAAATTCCTAAGTCATCCAATTTGGAGGACGTAAATAATGGATTGAAAACATGTGATGAACTTAAAAGCCACGTAATAGGACTAGAGGAAATGGGAGGCAATGAGCTGGAGAGCACTAATCCTCTGGATCCTCCCTCTGAGGTGGTCTCCAATAGCGATGTGAACCATAAAGGAAATGATAGATTTGCTTCCAGCATTATAGACCGGTTCATCACCAGCACAGCACACAGTCTCCCAGATGCTGCTGCTGTCCAAGCTCACCAGAGTCTAATTCTGAGTGAGTCAACTTCGGCCATG TTACAGAATATGCCCTCTGCCATTGACCAAGACTCAGCTAAAGCTGCAGTAGTAGTAGTTGGTGGATCAACCGTTGAGTTTGGTGGCGGTAGTGAATCTTTGGATCAACAGTTTGTATTCGGTGATGGTACCAAATCTAGCGATCCGTTGAGTTCTCCCAGGGAAACGAATTTGATGCATGTCACGACACAAAGTGATTGCAGGGATGCAGGTAATGTTGAGCACAAAATGACTGAAGATTCCTTGAGTAATGCAAGATGTACTACTGAAATTGGTTTCAAGATAACTAACCAATCTTCCAAACCAGAAGGGTCTGTATCATCATCATATCTTAAGCAACAAcgaatatttcatcctagcattTTCTTAACTGTTAGTGAATCTCCACTACTTCATGTTGAGAGCAGAATGAATGGAAACTCTTGGAATGACACAAGATGTACCCCTGAAATTGGTTATAAAACTAATCAATCCTCCAAATCCCCACTAGAAGGGTCCGTATCTTTGTTGAGCGCTAAGCGACAAAAAATGTTTCATCCTACTTCCAGTGCTGGACAACAACCTAGCTCCCCTTTAAACAATGGAAGTATGGATAGTTCGGCTATTTTATCTATGGATTGTAGCAGTCAACATGTAAGCATTGGAAGGGCTTTGGAAGTAGACAGGAATTTAGTGAAAACTACTGGGGATGACAGAAATACAGATCCTAACAAGATACATGTTTCACTTGCTGATTCAGGAGAGGAACTGGGAAGTGTTTCTCAAGAAAACAAAGATGTTGGAGAGACAACTAGAATGAAAACCGATGCTGAAGGGTCATCACCACCAAGGATCTTCAGAAATTCGAAAGAGAATGAATATATTGTGCATAACGGAGTACTCAAGGACCAGATATCTGCAGGTATTTCCTTCTGTCGCCGCGACATGCAAATGGATTTTGTAACTACTAAGGCCTGTGTGACACCCTTGCGGGTTTTGAGTCCCTTGAATTCACAGTGGGGAAGCCCAGAGAGTAACTTCTTTTCAAGGACATACCCAGCCAGGTTGACAGAGAGGGTTTCTGAAAACATTTCTTCTGATGGCCCTGCGTTTACATGTGCTCGTAAAAGGACTGCAACTCCGACCAATCTTGTAAAG AGATTAATGGAATGGTGGCCTGAAGGTCCTTCTACTCAGGATACCAATATATCGTCGGAGATTATTGGTGGAGAAAAGGTTCCAAGTTCCCTCAGCTTGCTGACATCCGTTTCTGTACAAGAGGCTGAGAATTCTGAACATAAGCAAAGACTTGAAAGGGCCAATTTTATGGATAAAGAGGACAAAGAAATCGTCAAAATCCAAAAAAGTCCTAAGGTTGCGCCAGTATCGGAGATTATGATACTTTTTTCTAATCGTTGTATCGAGAAGATCAGTGAAGTTAAAATGGATGGAGATCTCTTGACTAGAGATTTAGATCAT GTGTTTTATGAGTTTTCTGAAGCTATGAAACACCAGATGCTGCCATTGGCAGAAAATCTCAATCCGAGACAG GTTTCCGATTTGGAAGACATATTTGGCCGACTAGAAAAGGCTAATAAGTACAAAGTCATATGCAATCAGATACAGTCCCAG GAAATACATAATCACGATGTTAACCTCCAGCAGAACCG AGTAGTCGAAGCAAGGCAATTGCAACAGATGCTTGTGTACAAACAAGCTAAGTTGCAGTTATTGCGTCTGAGGCAGGAACGACTGCGT AAAAAATATCAGTTGCTGCGTTCTGGAATTCAGGAAACTAAACTTATATCagaatcttttgcaaaccactGTAAACCTGGTCGTAGAGGTGTTCAGCTTAAAGATAGTCATGTGACATCTGTTTTAGTTGACCAGAACAGCAAAAACACG GAAGAACGTCAAAAAGTGGATGCAAAGAGGCAAGAGCTTGGGTCTTTGGCTAATAAAGTAAAAGAGTTAATTCAGTCACTCATCTTCTCCTATAAGATCAAAGGAGAACCAAGTTCCAATGATGTTATTGTATTAGTTAATGAACAGTTGAAGACAAAATCAGCTAACAGATTTGTGCACCAGTACCTACAG CTATGGGAAGTGGTTGATCTCGAGAAAAAGAATTTGCAGTATAACCTTAAGCTCAACTACCTTGGTTTCCTTCATCAAAG GTTCATCATAACTGTTGGTCCAGTAGCAAGAATAATAGTAACAAACAAATTGATTGAAGCTAACATTAAGAAG AGTTACCCAATCATAAATGCTTGCGTTGCCTTTGCATATGTGTTCAATGCTGAGTGCTCTCGTGATCTTGGTAGTTCAAAAAACTTGGCACTAGAGACACAT TTAACCAGTCTCCTTTTAGATAATCTGCTAGACGTAGTTGAGGAGGCACTCACGGTTAAAATCGAGCTTAGTAATTTGATTAAAACAAGTTTTAATTCGCCAAGTG CTGACCAACTTGATTTGCAACTCCAATTTCTTGATTGCAAGACTGGACATATAGTGACTCTGACTCTGGACATGACTTGTTTGAAACA AGGTATCTACCCCATGGagattcttccttcacaagtGCAGTCACAATCACCAGTATCGCAACTGCGCTCTGCTGAAATTTTGTCTGCAGTTAGGACTCTAAAACCTGATCACTCTAGGATTCTAAGGCTCTGTAGATGTGTTTCCCAGGTACTAAGAAATCATAAATAA